Sequence from the Natronomonas marina genome:
GGGCGCATTCTCCAGACGTGACCCGGCGTAGAGGGCTGCTGTTGCCATTCCCTCGATCGACCGGCCCCGGAGCATGTCCTTTTCCAGTGCCTGCCGATACAACACACTCGTCGTTTCCCTGATCGGATCGGGACATCCAAGCGCGGAGGCCATCCGGTTGATCTCCCCCAGCGCCTGCTTTAGATTCCGTTCCCGATTGTTTTTCGTCCGAAACCGCTCGTCCCATTTCCGGAGGCGTTGCATTTTCTTTCGCTGACGGGACGAGAGCGACCGTCCATACGCGTCTTCGTCTCGCCAGTCAATAACCGTCGATAGGCCACGATCGTGTAATTGCTGGGTTTGGGGGGCTCCGACCCGCGACTTGTCATTCTTTTCGCGCGAATCGAACGCACGCCATTCAGGTCCGCGGTCAATCTGATCTGATTCGAGTACGCGGCCACAGTCTTGACAGTGGGTTTCGGCCTGTGCCTCGTCGTGGACGATGCGTCCACTGCACTCCGGACACGTTCTGGCCGATGGTTCATTCTGCTCCTCTTCGGCCGTCTCACCGTGTTCCTCGGGAGAGCCTTCTTCGCGAACCCTTGGCGTAGTAAATGATTCAGTCACGTTCAGCTCCCCCCGATAACAGAGCGGGAGCGTCGC
This genomic interval carries:
- a CDS encoding transcription initiation factor IIB — translated: MTESFTTPRVREEGSPEEHGETAEEEQNEPSARTCPECSGRIVHDEAQAETHCQDCGRVLESDQIDRGPEWRAFDSREKNDKSRVGAPQTQQLHDRGLSTVIDWRDEDAYGRSLSSRQRKKMQRLRKWDERFRTKNNRERNLKQALGEINRMASALGCPDPIRETTSVLYRQALEKDMLRGRSIEGMATAALYAGSRLENAPRTLDEVAAVSRVDKIEIERTYRYLADELELEMAPTDPEAYIARFASQLECPDETERRSRELTQAAVEAGVHSGRNPVGIAASALYAAAKLTNQDVIQDDLAEIANVSKVTIRNRYTEILEAADEVSSG